The Chionomys nivalis chromosome 20, mChiNiv1.1, whole genome shotgun sequence genome includes a region encoding these proteins:
- the Apela gene encoding apelin receptor early endogenous ligand codes for MRFQHYFLVFFIFAMSLLFITEQKPVNFPRKRKSHRHHCFRRRCVSLHARVPFP; via the exons atgagatttcagcattattttttggtattttttatcTTTGCAATGAGTCTTCTTTTTATCACCGAACAGAAGCCAG ttAATTTCCccaggaaaagaaaatcacacagacacCACTGCTTCCGGAGGAGATGCGTTTCACTCCACGCCCGCGTCCCCTTCCCCTGA